From Mucilaginibacter gotjawali:
TTAAAGCCGGGGACAAAAGAGCAGGGATTATTGGTCTGTGAGCGTCAGGGCATCTACAGCTCCCATTGCAGATTAAGCTCATTCAGCAATCAGCATTCCGCAATTAAAACAGCCCTTCGATGATATCATCAGCTGAAAGCCCTTCGGCTTCGGCATGGTAGCTGCGTACAATGCGGTGGCGGAGTATGGGTTTGGCAATGGCCTGTACATCTTCAATGTCCGGAGAATATTTCCCGTTGATCACGGCATGGCATTTAGCCCCTAATATCAAAAATTGCGAAGCACGGGGGCCAGCGCCCCAGTTTAACAAGCGTTTTACCTGTGGTGCGGCCATTTCGCCATTGGGGCGGGTTTTGGCAACCAGTTTAACCGCATATTCAAGCACGTTATCAGTAACCGGGATATTCCTAACCAATTGCTGAAAGTAAATGATCTGTTCGGCGCTGAGTAGTTTTTTTACTTCTGTTTTTTGGCTGCTGGTGGTATTTTTTACGACAAGCAATTCTTCCTGGAAAGTAGGATAATCAAGGGCTACGTTAAACATGAAACGATCAAGCTGCGCCTCGGGCAGCGGATAGGTACCTTCCTGCTCAATAGGATTTTGTGTTGCTAAAACAAAAAACGGCTGCGCCAGCCGATGGGTGATGCCCGCTGCTGTTACCGATTTTTCCATCATGGCCTCCAGCAGGGCGGCCTGGGTTTTTGGCGGGGTACGGTTAATCTCATCAGCCAGGATGATATTTGCAAACACCGGGCCGGGTATAAATTTAAAGTTACGGTCCTCGCCCAAAATCTCCGAACCGATAATGTCCGAAGGCATCAGGTCGGGGGTAAACTGTATGCGCTTAAAATCAAGGTCCAATACCTGGGCAACGGTTTGTACCAGCAGGGTTTTGGCCAGGCCTGGCACACCAACCAGCAAACAATGTCCGTTACTAAAGATAGAGATCAGTACAAATTTTAATACTTCCTGCTGGCCAATAATTACTTTGCCTATTTCGGCGCTTATTTGCTGATAAGCCTGCCTTAAAGCATCAGCAGCCTCTACTTCGGTACGGTGTTGCATATTATGGTTAAGGTTTAACTTCTGCCGGGGTTGTAGTTACCATGCTTTCGTCAACGGGGCTTGCCCATCCTTTCATATTGGTACACTGCTGGTATTCCGGATCAATCTTAATAAAAGTTTGCTTACGCCTTTTCTGGAACCACTCGCTCACCTTACGGTTAATTTTATCGTTGGTGGCATATTCCTTTATTTTGGGATAGTCATCTACCAGGTTTGCCTTATGGGCGTTGGTGCTTGATTTAAGGTACAAAATTTTATAAGTCTTTTTTCCGGCAGCATCAGTAAACAGCAGCGGTTTTGACATGCTGCCCACTTTCATGGTGTCAACTACAAGTGCTACCTGCGGATCAAGTTTATCTGTCGGGATATAAGTGGTACGGGTTTCAACGTCAGATGCATTCAGCATCATACCACCGTTATATTTTGTGTCTTTATTGTCCGAGTAATAAGCGGCAGCGTTTGAAAAAGATATTTTGTTATTCTTTGTCAAAAAGTCATAAACACTATCGGCTTTTGCCTTTGCCCTTTGCAGGCTGGCGTCAGTTACTGTTGGGATAATTAAGATATGCCGTACATGCACCTGTTCGCCGCGGCGTTCAAGCACCTGTAAAAAGTGAAAGCCATACTCTGTTTCAAACACCGGCGAAAGTTCTCCGGCTTTAAGCCTGAAGGCCCAGGCAGTAAATTCCTTTACGTAAGTGCTGCGATCGGCAAAGCCCATATCGCCGCCCTGTAATGACGAACCCGGATCCTGTGAGTACAGGCGGGCCAAAGCGCCCATATCTTCCCCTTTTTTTACACGATCCAATAAATCCTGTGCCTTTGCACGGAAATAGGCTTTTTCAGTTTCGTTTAATTTCGGGTTAAACTGGATCTCGCCCACCTCAACCGTTTTGTTAAAGGTTGGCAGGCTATCTTTAGGGATGGTGTTAAAGAATTTTTTTATGTCCTCCGGTGTGGTGTTAACATCGGAAGTGATTTTTTGCTGCATTTTTTGGGCGATCAGCTCTTCCTTAATGTCAGGGCGTATTTCGTCTTTATATTGAATAACGGAGCGGCCTAAAAATTGCTCCAGCCTGTCCTGGCTGCCGGCACGGCCTATCATACCGCGCATACGGCGGTCAATATCGGCGTCAACTTCATCATCCTTCACATCAATACTGTCAATAATAGCCTGCGCCGCCAATAGTTTTTGTGTAACAAAACTTTGCGCTATCTGGCATTTTACAGCAGGGTTTGCCGGATTGCCCTGCGCAAGATAGGTGGCATATTTTAACTCAATATCCGATTGCAGGATAATGCTGCCACCCACTACCGCCGCTATTTTATCAAGCGTATGCTTTTGTTGCGCACGGGCAAGGGATATGAATAATGTAAAACTTAAAAGGACTAACCCAAACTTTCTCATGTATCTCGATACTAATAAAACTTAACCCGGTTTGCCGGGCGCGTTAAAAACTCCGAATTTCGGTAAAATTTATTAATTATAGCTGAACATTTAACCGGAATTGATTAGCGGCAGCTATAATTGTGCGAATATGCTGATAATGCGTCAAACTGTTTAGTTACTTTTGTTAAAATTTGTTAAAGTGAGAATAGAAAACCCTGTTGCTTTTAGTTTTATACTCCAGGATGACCTTTACCTGTTAAATAATGACAAAATAGTTAAGCCTGTTGCCGAAATCCCTGCAAATGTGCCTGAACCTGTTTTACAAGCGCCTGTACACCAAATTGAAACGCCTGCACCTGATTTTAATTACCTCGGCAAGCATAAAAAACATTGCCTGATCCTGGTTTTTTACCCCGGGCTTGAGTGTATGCCCGCCCCGTATTTAACCGCGCTTGAAAATACGCTGAAACGACTGGGTTTTGAACAGGATGATGTAGCGATTTTGAACCTGGCCAATTACAAGGAAACAGTATTTGAGCAATTGCTAACTTATTTTAAGCCTCAAAAACTGCTGATCATGGGCAGGCACGCTTTGCCCAAAGGGCTTGCTGCTCCGGCGGTTAATCAACAGGTACAGGTAGGTAACGCCCGCACCTTATTCACTTTCAGTTTTGATGAAATGATGGATAACAACGAGATGAAAAAGGTATTTTGGGAACAAATGAAACAATGGTAATAGTATGCGGCAATTAGTTTTTGCAACCAATAACCGCCATAAGCTGGATGAAGTAGCGGCCAAAGTTGGCAGCCAGATAAAATTATTAACCCTTAATGATATTGGCTGCGATGAGGACATCCCCGAAACGGGGCATACCTTCAGGGAAAATGCAGCTATAAAAAGCCACTATATCTACCAAAAATATAAACTGGATTGTTTTGGCGATGACAGCGGCCTGGAAGTTGACGCCCTTAACGGCGAACCCGGCGTTTACTCGGCCAGGTATGCAGGCACCCACGGCGACCATGAAGCCAATATGGATAAAGTGCTGGCAAAATTAGCCAGCGAAACCAAGCGTAAAGCCCGTTTCCGTACCGTGATCTCCCTGATATGGAACGGCGAAGAGCATTTTTTTGAAGGCACAGTAGAAGGCACCATCCGCCATGAACGCGCAGGCGCCCAAGGTTTTGGTTACGACCCGATTTTTCAGCCTGATGGTTACGATATCACCTTTGCCGAAATGAGCATGGAGGAAAAGAACAGCATCAGCCACCGCGCCAGGGCAGTGGAAAAATTGATTGGGTTTTTGTCTTTGGGGCATTAAGTCATTGGGTCATTAGCTTTGCGTCATAAGGTCATTGAGTCATTAGGTCATTGAGCCATTGGATGGTTTGGATAGCGTGTGGTATTATCTGGGGCAAAAGGGGTGTCATGCTGAGGCTCTCGAAGCATGGTGTGGTGGGCTGACGGATGACAGGTAGGACAAGGAACGTTATTGGAGCATTAGGTCATTGGGTGGGTGGATAGCGTTTCGCAAGAGAAATGAAGTAACGCGAAGGTGTCATGCTGAGGCTCTCGAAGCATAGTGTGGTGGGCCGACGGATGACAGATGGAACAAGGAGCGTCATTAGGTCATTGGTTGGATAGATGATAAGCAATGTCCCTATCTACCTAAATCAATTATATTATTTACTTAGATTTGAGCTGCCATAAACCGGCTAAGCCTTTGACCCTACGCCCAATGTCATTAAGTTAAGGAAAAAGTGAAGGGAATTAATATCGAATAATGAATTTTGAATGTCGAATTTCGAAGTTTCTTACTTCATTATTCAATATTCGGCATTGGGTGTTCGATATTAATATTCCTTAACTTAATGACATTGCCCTACGCCATGAAAATATTTAAAAAACTTTCTCTATGCTTTACAATCCTTTTTTTATTGTTATGGATTTATATACTGATCTATATTAAAATAATATCCCTTGGCTGGTTAATTGCTGAACTCGCAAGCTTTTTATTTATGGTAATAGCATATATCGTGCGTGGTATTTTGGAAGGAATTGAACGGCCCCGCAAGATATTTCTCAGTGCCTTAATGATGGTTATTATCTTCTGCATTCCCGGTTATGATGACATCAAAGCCTATAAAAGAAACGTTTGCCAGGCTCAATTCGGGCCTCAATTTAACACGAAACGACGAAACCTGGGCATACCTGTAATTCCTGAAAAATGGCAAATAAAAGAAAGCAGCGAAGGCCGGGTGCGTTGGGCGCCAGCCGACAGTTTGATAGGGCATCAAAAAAAATACATATATATTGATACTGGTTGTGTAATAGAAGAGGAGTTAGATTACTATGGCCTTACAAGCCAGCATGGTAATAAAAGGGAGGTGATGATTGAAACTCAATTCGGGAGAGGCCGGCTAAACGATTCTGTTTTCTATTATTATTATCACGATGATGCAGGCAGGCGTGCCGACACCATCACCCGCCAGCAGGCCGACAGCATATTTGCCGCTGAAAAAATAAGGAAGGATTATTGAAGGCATCTATCAGCTACGTTCTTCACTTTCGCCGGTCATCCAATGAGCCAATGACAAAAATAGCTTCCTATATGTCATCCCTAACTTGTTTCGGGATCTCATAGACAGGTAACCCAGTGAAAGGTAAGTGAATGACAGGTGCACCACCAACGGGCGGCTCAGCGCCCGGTTACTTAGCGCGCGGCTAAGCGTGTGGATGCTGAAACAAGCTCAGCATGACATGATTTTTAGGTTTGTTCAAGTTTTTTGTATGGTATATCCGCCCAACCAATGACCTAATGACCCAATGGCGCGAAGCAAATGACCCAATTACTTCTCCGCCAGCAGATCTTCCGTCAGTTTCTGAAACTCATCAATAAATTCGGTGTAATAAACGCCGGTACCCGGGCCGCTGAAGCCGGTATGGATTTTACGTACTTCGCCTTTTTTATCAATGATGATGGTAGAAGGGAAGCCCTTAAAATCGGCCAGCATGGGCAGGCTTTTTTGTGCGTCGCCGGCAGCAGGGGTAAAGCCGGTGATCAGTAATGGATAGGGTACATTAAAGTGCGTTTTCATTTGCTGCAGGGTGCGTTGCGATTTGGCAAAATCGGTGGTGCGCTCATAGGCCAGGCCGATCACTTCTACCCCTTTATTATGGTATTTGGGATAATAGCTGCTTACAAAATAATTCGTTTCGTCCATACAGTTAGGGCACCACGAGCCCAGGATCTGTACAATAACCACCTTGTTTTTAAATCGGGCGTCGCTTAAGGATACTTCTTTGCCGTTAATGTCTTTAAAGGTGAAAGCTATCTTTTTGTAGCCGGGTTTTAATGCGGTGAGCGAATAAGCATCAGGCAATTTGGCATTAGCATCCTTCACCGCGCTCCAGGTATCCAGGCCTGAGAAGCCTGAATACTGCTTGCCTTCGCTTAATGTTTTATCGTCGTTAATTTTTGCGGTAAAGATGTAGGCATGGCCGCCATCAAAGCACGATAAATACATTTGGTTGCCGGCAACGGTACCTTCCAAATAGCGGTAGTCGCCGCTGGTGCTTAAAAAGGTGCCGGTTAATTTAGCACCGCTTTGTTTAAACTCTCCCACCAAAGTATCCCGGGTGTCGCCTCCGCCAAATATAGCCGACCAGCGCCCGCTGATATCATACGCGGGTTTTTCCGGGTCTTTAAAAAAGCGCCAGGTTGTATTTGGCACGGCGTTAAAAGCCATTATCGCATCGCTGTTACCTAAATGTTTTATCCAGTTTCCGCTTAAGCCTGATGCATCCAGTTTCAATTTAAATTCCGAATCAAACAAGGGCATGTGTATAAAAACCGAATCACCCTTTGATTTAATGGCTGTTACTTTATAACGTTCGTCGCCATTAATTATGGCCAATTGCTGTGCGCCCGCGGTATCCTTCACCTCAAAATTGAAAGGGAGTTGGCCGCCGGCCGAGTTTTTTAAGGCGCCGCGCCAGACACCGGTTGGTAATTTTGTTTGTGCCGATGCGGTATAAATTATGGAGCAAATAAATAATGCCGATAGAATATGTCGTGTTTTTAATAGCATATTCAAACGTATTAAAATTTGATCAATTTATCTCAACACCTCGCGGGATATTACAATCCGCTGAATTTCCGAGGTCCCTTCATAGATCTGGGTGATCTTGGCATCGCGCATTAAACGCTCCACGTGGTATTCCTTTACAAAGCCATAACCGCCGTGGATCTGCACTGCCTCAACGGTAGTGCGCATCGCTACTTCTGATGCATAAAGTTTCGCCATCGAACTGGCCTGGGCATAGGGCAGCCCTTTATCTTTCAGCCATGCAGCTTTAAGGCACAGCAGGCGGGCAGCCTCTATCTCGGTAGCCATATCCGCCAGTTTAAATTGAGTAGCCTGTAAATCGGCGATGGTTTTCCCGAATGCCCTGCGTTCTTTGGCATAGGCCATCGCCAGTTCATAAGCGCCTGATGCAATGCCCAAAGCCTGTGAGGCGATGCCAATACGGCCGCCATCCAGAGTATTCATGGCAAACTTAAACCCGAAGCCATCTTCGCCGATACGGTTTTCCTTGGGCACCTTCACATCAGTAAACATTAATGAATGCGTGTCTGATCCGCGGATACCCAGTTTGTTTTCTTTATGCCCCACTGTAAAACCTTCCATGCCGCGTTCAACAATCAGGGCGTTAATGCCATGGTGGCGTTTGCTGGCATCGGTTTGCGCAATAACCAGGTAAGTTGATGCAGAGTTTCCATTGGTGATCCAGTTTTTTACGCCGTTCAATAAATAATGGTCGCCCATATCAATAGCGGTGGTGCGCTGGGAGGTAGCATCAGATCCTGCCTCCGGTTCGGACAAACAAAACGCGCCTATCTTTTCACCTTTGGCCAGCGGTACCAGGTATTTTTGTTTCTGGGCCTCGCTGCCATATTTTTCGAGCCCGTAACAAACCAATGAATTATTAACAGAAACAACAACGGAAGTGGATGCATCAATTTTTGATAATTCTTCCATTACCAAAACGTAGGAGATGGCGTCCATACCTGCGCCGCCATAATCAGGCGATACCATCATCCCTAAAAAACCGAGTTCGCCCAGCATCTTTACCTGTTCGGCGGGGAAGGTTTGGTGTTCGTCGCGTTCAATTACGCCCGGCTTAAGTTCGGTTTGTGCAAAATCCCGCGCCGCCTGGCGGATCATTTCTTGTTCTTCTGTGAATTGAAAATACATGATAAGCAGATTTAAAACACAAACATAATATTATGCATGCATAGTAAAAAATAGGACATAAAAAAGAGAGCCTTTTTGAAGCTCCCTTTCCCCTAATTAATTTAAACTATTGATTAAACCCAAAACAAAGAACAAAAAAACCTCAGCTTGGGCGTCTGAGAAATTCAATTTAAAGTTTTTACATAGGTAGATGTATATCTTTATTTTTTCACAGATGTTGCAGGGCCGATAAAATTATAACAAATGTTAAGCCATAATTTTTTCAAACGGTTAAAGTCATCCCATTTTCCCGGCAAAAGTGTAAACTGCTACGGTGCCTTAATAAAGTGTACTTAAAATTTTACTTTTAACTATTATGATATCGTATTTGAAAAGTTTATACTTGTATTACTGGATTTTACAGCTGATTTAGAATGAATTAATACCCTTAATGCCTTTTTGCAGATTTGATAAATGACTATTTTTTAATTTTTTTCAGATAACGATTGAACTTATTAATCATAAAACAGAACTGACCATATCATCGATATTATTATTCAATTTTCCGGACAGTACCGTAAATAGGGGGTATTTGGCCGGGAATTGTCTGTTATTTCATACAAGACTTGTATTTTATTACCTACACATAAACGATTCAGATGACAAAAAAACGGATTTTCGGGACCTTGCTGGCAACTGCAGTATGTACCCTGGCAGTTGTTTCGTGCAATAACGCACAAAAGAACTATGCAGCAAACGATGCTCTCATAAAAAATATAGATACCACAATAAAGCCGGGAGACGATTTTTTTAATTATGCCAATGGCGCCTGGCTGAAAAAGAACCCGATCCCGGCGGCTTATCCTTCATGGGGTATAGGCAATGTGGTGGAAGAAGAATTAAGGGACCGCCTTAAGAAATTAAACCTTGAAGCGTTAAAGGCCAATGCTGAAAAAGGAACCAGCTCGCAAATGATCGGCGATTTTTATTACAGCGGGATGGACACGGTTGCTATTGAAAAACAAGGTATTGATCCGCTTAAGCCTGAACTTGACAAGATTAATAGCCTAAAAAACATTAGCGACCTGGTTGATGAATTTGCGCATTTGCAGACAATTGGTGTTGAAACACCCATTGCCTGCGGTATAGGGCAGGATGCAAAAAATAGTAATAAAAACATGCTGCAGCTGTTCCAGGGTGGCATAGGCTTACCCAACCGCGATTATTATTTTAACGCTGATCCGCATAGCGTAGCTATCCGCACCGATTACCAGGAAAAACATTTGCCTATTGTTTTTAACCTTTTGGGATTGACCGGGCCGGAAGCCGCTTCAGCCACCAAAAAAACTTATGAATTGGAGAGGTTTTTAGCTGATAGTTCGCGAAAGCTGGAGGATCTGCGCGACCCTTATCATAATTATAATAAAATGCCGCTCGGGGGTTTAACCAAACTTACGCCAGCTATCGATTGGAAGGGCACGTTCGAAAAAATGGACTATAAAAATGTGGACACCGTAATTGTGGGGCAGCCTGAATATTACCGGGCGCTTAACAAGGCCCTTACCCTATTTACCATAGACGACTGGAAAAATTACCTGCGCAAAAACCTGGTATCGGCCTTTGCCTCAAACCTGAGCAAACCTTTTGACCAGGAGGACTTCAGGTTTTACGGAACTATATTATATGGTGTAAAAGAACAGTTGCCGCGATGGAAACGGGTGATTGATAACGAAAATGGTTTGATGGGCGAAGTGCTCGGGCAATTGTTTGTGAAAGAATATTTTCCCGAAAAAACGAAGAAACGTTATGTTGATCTGGTGGAAGCGATGCGCGCCAGCTTTAAAGAGCACATTGGGAAATTGGACTGGATGAGCGAACAAACCAAACAAAAGGCTTATGACAAGCTGGCCAAAGTAATGCCTAAAGTGGGTTACCCCGACCATTGGAAAGATTTTTCGACGCTGACCATTGACCGCGGACCCTTTGCATTAAATGTGATGCGTGCCAACAATTTTTGGCACCGCTTTGATGCCAATAAACTGGGTAAGCCGGTTGACCGTACCGAATGGGGCATAACACCGCAAACTTATAACGCCTATTATAATCCGTCAAATAACGAAATTGTAT
This genomic window contains:
- a CDS encoding AAA family ATPase; the protein is MQHRTEVEAADALRQAYQQISAEIGKVIIGQQEVLKFVLISIFSNGHCLLVGVPGLAKTLLVQTVAQVLDLDFKRIQFTPDLMPSDIIGSEILGEDRNFKFIPGPVFANIILADEINRTPPKTQAALLEAMMEKSVTAAGITHRLAQPFFVLATQNPIEQEGTYPLPEAQLDRFMFNVALDYPTFQEELLVVKNTTSSQKTEVKKLLSAEQIIYFQQLVRNIPVTDNVLEYAVKLVAKTRPNGEMAAPQVKRLLNWGAGPRASQFLILGAKCHAVINGKYSPDIEDVQAIAKPILRHRIVRSYHAEAEGLSADDIIEGLF
- a CDS encoding peptidylprolyl isomerase; protein product: MRKFGLVLLSFTLFISLARAQQKHTLDKIAAVVGGSIILQSDIELKYATYLAQGNPANPAVKCQIAQSFVTQKLLAAQAIIDSIDVKDDEVDADIDRRMRGMIGRAGSQDRLEQFLGRSVIQYKDEIRPDIKEELIAQKMQQKITSDVNTTPEDIKKFFNTIPKDSLPTFNKTVEVGEIQFNPKLNETEKAYFRAKAQDLLDRVKKGEDMGALARLYSQDPGSSLQGGDMGFADRSTYVKEFTAWAFRLKAGELSPVFETEYGFHFLQVLERRGEQVHVRHILIIPTVTDASLQRAKAKADSVYDFLTKNNKISFSNAAAYYSDNKDTKYNGGMMLNASDVETRTTYIPTDKLDPQVALVVDTMKVGSMSKPLLFTDAAGKKTYKILYLKSSTNAHKANLVDDYPKIKEYATNDKINRKVSEWFQKRRKQTFIKIDPEYQQCTNMKGWASPVDESMVTTTPAEVKP
- a CDS encoding non-canonical purine NTP diphosphatase — protein: MRQLVFATNNRHKLDEVAAKVGSQIKLLTLNDIGCDEDIPETGHTFRENAAIKSHYIYQKYKLDCFGDDSGLEVDALNGEPGVYSARYAGTHGDHEANMDKVLAKLASETKRKARFRTVISLIWNGEEHFFEGTVEGTIRHERAGAQGFGYDPIFQPDGYDITFAEMSMEEKNSISHRARAVEKLIGFLSLGH
- a CDS encoding peroxiredoxin family protein, which encodes MLLKTRHILSALFICSIIYTASAQTKLPTGVWRGALKNSAGGQLPFNFEVKDTAGAQQLAIINGDERYKVTAIKSKGDSVFIHMPLFDSEFKLKLDASGLSGNWIKHLGNSDAIMAFNAVPNTTWRFFKDPEKPAYDISGRWSAIFGGGDTRDTLVGEFKQSGAKLTGTFLSTSGDYRYLEGTVAGNQMYLSCFDGGHAYIFTAKINDDKTLSEGKQYSGFSGLDTWSAVKDANAKLPDAYSLTALKPGYKKIAFTFKDINGKEVSLSDARFKNKVVIVQILGSWCPNCMDETNYFVSSYYPKYHNKGVEVIGLAYERTTDFAKSQRTLQQMKTHFNVPYPLLITGFTPAAGDAQKSLPMLADFKGFPSTIIIDKKGEVRKIHTGFSGPGTGVYYTEFIDEFQKLTEDLLAEK
- a CDS encoding acyl-CoA dehydrogenase, with the translated sequence MYFQFTEEQEMIRQAARDFAQTELKPGVIERDEHQTFPAEQVKMLGELGFLGMMVSPDYGGAGMDAISYVLVMEELSKIDASTSVVVSVNNSLVCYGLEKYGSEAQKQKYLVPLAKGEKIGAFCLSEPEAGSDATSQRTTAIDMGDHYLLNGVKNWITNGNSASTYLVIAQTDASKRHHGINALIVERGMEGFTVGHKENKLGIRGSDTHSLMFTDVKVPKENRIGEDGFGFKFAMNTLDGGRIGIASQALGIASGAYELAMAYAKERRAFGKTIADLQATQFKLADMATEIEAARLLCLKAAWLKDKGLPYAQASSMAKLYASEVAMRTTVEAVQIHGGYGFVKEYHVERLMRDAKITQIYEGTSEIQRIVISREVLR
- a CDS encoding M13 family metallopeptidase; translation: MTKKRIFGTLLATAVCTLAVVSCNNAQKNYAANDALIKNIDTTIKPGDDFFNYANGAWLKKNPIPAAYPSWGIGNVVEEELRDRLKKLNLEALKANAEKGTSSQMIGDFYYSGMDTVAIEKQGIDPLKPELDKINSLKNISDLVDEFAHLQTIGVETPIACGIGQDAKNSNKNMLQLFQGGIGLPNRDYYFNADPHSVAIRTDYQEKHLPIVFNLLGLTGPEAASATKKTYELERFLADSSRKLEDLRDPYHNYNKMPLGGLTKLTPAIDWKGTFEKMDYKNVDTVIVGQPEYYRALNKALTLFTIDDWKNYLRKNLVSAFASNLSKPFDQEDFRFYGTILYGVKEQLPRWKRVIDNENGLMGEVLGQLFVKEYFPEKTKKRYVDLVEAMRASFKEHIGKLDWMSEQTKQKAYDKLAKVMPKVGYPDHWKDFSTLTIDRGPFALNVMRANNFWHRFDANKLGKPVDRTEWGITPQTYNAYYNPSNNEIVLPAAQFMIPGFKDEDIDDAVVYGYAAASTIGHEMTHGFDDQGRQYDAKGNLKAWWQPQDSVKFAKRAQMLVGQFNGYSIYGQHVNGKATLGENIADLGGIVIGLDAFKKTDQYKEGKPINGLTPVQRFFLGYSLGWLGQERKEALLSQILTNEHAPGFMRVNGPFTDVPEFYEAFHIKKGDKMWLDPEKRVKIW